A genomic segment from Heptranchias perlo isolate sHepPer1 chromosome 18, sHepPer1.hap1, whole genome shotgun sequence encodes:
- the LOC137334478 gene encoding protein mono-ADP-ribosyltransferase PARP11-like isoform X2 yields the protein MQFGDGGEQCGGYGYIRYTMELRDPNVPCSVSSEDIERIFRMNSHGNISFSTAKYNYTLDFRAMKQSNTATGKQRPVKRAPFTVTAFSFICGNEEIPIPLHWENIDRDKPYQLNPLHKASNEYQEVAKLFGQTMDQNRIKQIQRIQNLDLWEFYCRKKVHLKKLRNGMELNERMLFHGTGNEFVEAICLQNFDWRINGMHATVYGKGTYFARDSSYSSRYCRTDEKHGAAMQPLGVVLSPFAPCQWKSQFKTMFLARVLVGDYITGDPKYTRPPSKDGSLVNLYDSCVDNKWNPKIFVIFDANHIYPEYLIEFN from the exons AGGGACCCCAATGTTCCATGTTCTGTGAGCAGTGAAGACATTGAGAGGATTTTCCGGATGAATTCACATGGCAATATTTCATTTTCCACTGCAAAATATAACTACACATTAGATTTCCGAG CAATGAAACAAAGCAATACTGCGACAGGGAAACAGCGGCCTGTGAAACGTGCGCCCTTCACTGTTACTGCATTTAG TTTTATATGTGGAAATGAGGAAATCCCCATACCTTTACATTGGGAGAATATAGACAGAGACAAACCTTATCAG CTCAATCCATTGCACAAAGCTTCAAATGAATATCAGGAAGTCGCAAAACTCTTTGGACAAACAATGGATCAGAATCGAATCAAGCAAATTCAAAGAATTCAGAATTTAGACTTGTGGGAATTCTACTGCAG AAAAAAAGTTCATTTGAAGAAGTTGAGAAATGGGATGGAACTGAATGAGAGAATGCTTTTCCATGGTACAGGCAATGAATTTGTAGAAGCAATATGTTTGCAGAATTTTGACTGGAGAATAAATGGAATGCATGCTACAGTATATGGTAAAG GGACTTACTTTGCTCGGGATTCCTCGTACTCCAGTCGCTACTGTCGGACCGATGAGAAGCACGGGGCAGCCATGCAACCTCTGGGGGTGGTGCTATCTCCATTTGCACCATGTCAGTGGAAGTCACAATTTAAAACAATGTTTCTTGCTCGAGTTCTTGTGGGTGACTATATTACAGGGGACCCCAAATATACGCGGCCTCCTTCGAAAGATGGAAGTCTTGTGAACTTGTACGACAGCTGTGTGGACAACAAATGGAATCCAAAGATTTTTGTGATATTTGACGCTAACCATATTTATCCAGAATACCTAATTGAATTCAATTAA